In the genome of Rhodamnia argentea isolate NSW1041297 chromosome 3, ASM2092103v1, whole genome shotgun sequence, one region contains:
- the LOC115725893 gene encoding autophagy-related protein 8C-like isoform X1, translating into MNTELRVRNGNERRSISVAIRNCQDPVLRFPGENHNFCLCVPISACNRLPSFCSSQSVSRLSPTHLLFCSALLIPISSLAFFCPLFGSDRSWAAADMANSDFKLQRPFGLLSTPSTNPPSLLKMRRAEAARIREKYPDRIPVIVERADRSNISDIDKRKYLVPADITAGQLVYVVRKRIKLSPEKALFIFVKNTLPPTASLMSAIYEEFKDEDGFLYLTYSGENSFGFRAE; encoded by the exons ATGAATACAGAGTTACGTGTTCGCAACGGAAACGAGCGCCGGTCAATTTCTGTCGCCATTAGAAATTGCCAGGACCCTGTCCTTCGGTTCCCCGGAGAAAACCATAATTTTTGCCTCTGCGTGCCGATAAGCGCGTGCAATCGTCTCCCGTCCTTTTGTTCCTCCCAATCTGTCAGTCGTTTGAGTCCAACCCATCTCTTGTTCTGCTCTGCTCTCCTCATTCCCATCTCCAGTCTCGCCTTCTTTTGTCCCCTCTTCG GGAGTGATCGCAGTTGGGCAGCAGCTGATATGGCCAATAGCGATTTCAAACTTCAACGCCCCTTTGGTCTGTTGTCGACCCCCTCCACAAATCCCCCCTCCCTGCTTA AAATGAGGCGAGCAGAAGCTGCTAGGATCAGAGAGAAGTATCCAGATAGAATACCT GTGATTGTGGAGCGTGCTGATAGAAGCAACATCTCTGACATTGATAAGAGGAA ATACCTTGTCCCTGCTGACATAACTGCAGGGCAGCTTGTTTATGTTGTTCGCAAAAGAATCAAGCTTAGTCCTGAGAAGGCTCTGTTCATCTTTGTCAAGAACACTCTACCTCCTACTG CTTCCTTGATGTCAGCGATATATGAGGAATTCAAGGACGAGGATGGCTTTCTTTACCTGACTTACAGCGGAGAAAATTCTTTTGGATTCCGTGCAGAGTAG
- the LOC115725893 gene encoding autophagy-related protein 8C-like isoform X2, protein MNTELRVRNGNERRSISVAIRNCQDPVLRFPGENHNFCLCVPISACNRLPSFCSSQSVSRLSPTHLLFCSALLIPISSLAFFCPLFGSDRSWAAADMANSDFKLQRPFEMRRAEAARIREKYPDRIPVIVERADRSNISDIDKRKYLVPADITAGQLVYVVRKRIKLSPEKALFIFVKNTLPPTASLMSAIYEEFKDEDGFLYLTYSGENSFGFRAE, encoded by the exons ATGAATACAGAGTTACGTGTTCGCAACGGAAACGAGCGCCGGTCAATTTCTGTCGCCATTAGAAATTGCCAGGACCCTGTCCTTCGGTTCCCCGGAGAAAACCATAATTTTTGCCTCTGCGTGCCGATAAGCGCGTGCAATCGTCTCCCGTCCTTTTGTTCCTCCCAATCTGTCAGTCGTTTGAGTCCAACCCATCTCTTGTTCTGCTCTGCTCTCCTCATTCCCATCTCCAGTCTCGCCTTCTTTTGTCCCCTCTTCG GGAGTGATCGCAGTTGGGCAGCAGCTGATATGGCCAATAGCGATTTCAAACTTCAACGCCCCTTTG AAATGAGGCGAGCAGAAGCTGCTAGGATCAGAGAGAAGTATCCAGATAGAATACCT GTGATTGTGGAGCGTGCTGATAGAAGCAACATCTCTGACATTGATAAGAGGAA ATACCTTGTCCCTGCTGACATAACTGCAGGGCAGCTTGTTTATGTTGTTCGCAAAAGAATCAAGCTTAGTCCTGAGAAGGCTCTGTTCATCTTTGTCAAGAACACTCTACCTCCTACTG CTTCCTTGATGTCAGCGATATATGAGGAATTCAAGGACGAGGATGGCTTTCTTTACCTGACTTACAGCGGAGAAAATTCTTTTGGATTCCGTGCAGAGTAG
- the LOC115725893 gene encoding autophagy-related protein 8B-like isoform X3: MNTELRVRNGNERRSISVAIRNCQDPVLRFPGENHNFCLCVPISACNRLPSFCSSQSVSRLSPTHLLFCSALLIPISSLAFFCPLFEMRRAEAARIREKYPDRIPVIVERADRSNISDIDKRKYLVPADITAGQLVYVVRKRIKLSPEKALFIFVKNTLPPTASLMSAIYEEFKDEDGFLYLTYSGENSFGFRAE; the protein is encoded by the exons ATGAATACAGAGTTACGTGTTCGCAACGGAAACGAGCGCCGGTCAATTTCTGTCGCCATTAGAAATTGCCAGGACCCTGTCCTTCGGTTCCCCGGAGAAAACCATAATTTTTGCCTCTGCGTGCCGATAAGCGCGTGCAATCGTCTCCCGTCCTTTTGTTCCTCCCAATCTGTCAGTCGTTTGAGTCCAACCCATCTCTTGTTCTGCTCTGCTCTCCTCATTCCCATCTCCAGTCTCGCCTTCTTTTGTCCCCTCTTCG AAATGAGGCGAGCAGAAGCTGCTAGGATCAGAGAGAAGTATCCAGATAGAATACCT GTGATTGTGGAGCGTGCTGATAGAAGCAACATCTCTGACATTGATAAGAGGAA ATACCTTGTCCCTGCTGACATAACTGCAGGGCAGCTTGTTTATGTTGTTCGCAAAAGAATCAAGCTTAGTCCTGAGAAGGCTCTGTTCATCTTTGTCAAGAACACTCTACCTCCTACTG CTTCCTTGATGTCAGCGATATATGAGGAATTCAAGGACGAGGATGGCTTTCTTTACCTGACTTACAGCGGAGAAAATTCTTTTGGATTCCGTGCAGAGTAG
- the LOC115725894 gene encoding uncharacterized protein LOC115725894: protein MRRIKVGDRQPTHMPFLPSKAFLAMCSNLILRSHHHFHQQSSHQTSPGRFEEMASEAPSWADQWGAGGFGAMEDDGAKKDEGSNQKKGESKAAFTKAKAAAAAGAQKIKNGTSSSIKWIKNQCQKKGSSK, encoded by the exons atgagaaggaTCAAAGTTGGCGACAGACAGCCTACCCACATGCCTTTCTTACCATCCAAGGCTTTCCTTGCTATGTGCTCCAACCTTATACTAAGATCCCATCACCATTTTCATCAGCAGAGCTCTCATCAGACATCTCCAG GAAGATTCGAGGAGATGGCTAGCGAAGCGCCGAGCTGGGCTGATCAATGGGGAGCCGGCGGTTTTGGGGCTATGGAGGATGATGGCGCCAAGAAGGACGAAGGGAGCAATCAGAAGAAGGGGGAGTCCAAGGCCGCGTTTACCAAGGCAAAAGCAGCGGCCGCGGCCGGAGCACAGAAGATCAAGAATGGGACATCGAGTAGCATCAAATGGATCAAGAATCAGTGTCAGAAAAAAGGCTCCTCCAAATGA
- the LOC115725893 gene encoding autophagy-related protein 8B-like isoform X4 has translation MRRAEAARIREKYPDRIPVIVERADRSNISDIDKRKYLVPADITAGQLVYVVRKRIKLSPEKALFIFVKNTLPPTASLMSAIYEEFKDEDGFLYLTYSGENSFGFRAE, from the exons ATGAGGCGAGCAGAAGCTGCTAGGATCAGAGAGAAGTATCCAGATAGAATACCT GTGATTGTGGAGCGTGCTGATAGAAGCAACATCTCTGACATTGATAAGAGGAA ATACCTTGTCCCTGCTGACATAACTGCAGGGCAGCTTGTTTATGTTGTTCGCAAAAGAATCAAGCTTAGTCCTGAGAAGGCTCTGTTCATCTTTGTCAAGAACACTCTACCTCCTACTG CTTCCTTGATGTCAGCGATATATGAGGAATTCAAGGACGAGGATGGCTTTCTTTACCTGACTTACAGCGGAGAAAATTCTTTTGGATTCCGTGCAGAGTAG